In one Massilia endophytica genomic region, the following are encoded:
- a CDS encoding EAL domain-containing protein, whose protein sequence is MRPFFLVLLLSLLTAGAQAQDKVVLQLKHIHQFQFAGYYAAIEKGYYRDAGLEVELAESTDGTEPERAVLSGRAQYGVGSSALLLSRLSGKPFVVLGVIFQHSPYVLAMRQQEPNPDIRSIIGKRVMIGTLNDEMSQADELLAYLKKEGITPDRLIRREHSFNPDDLVSGKVDAMSIYLTNEPDYLDRVGFPYDIYNPRSSGIDFYGDNLFTSEQELASHPDRVKAFRAASLKGWQYAMSHQEEIADLILNKYSRRNDRLHLLYEARQMVPLVQPVLVEIGYMNPDRWQHIADIYTDLGLLPKGVSFSGFLYNTESGSQLVWLYRVAGAAGLLLLAGAAIHFTLLARERSRAQEAIRLGERRFRTMFESAPMGIALVDSRTGRFADINPRYAEIAGRAVDEIRNGTWMDVVDPEDVALIVPQMKEFAERALPGFKTTARLVRPDGTRVWVEASITPVEAGSAGGPSMHLCMIEDVTDQKKTEALIWQQANFDTLTQLPNRRMFLDRLQHDILKSRRDGTRIAILFIDLDHFKEVNDTLGHHQGDVLLVDAARRISACVRESDTVARLGGDEFTVILPDLDEVDRVETIAQNIIDSLLMPFSLGQEQAFVSASIGITLYPDDAGSMEDLLKHADQAMYAAKGAGRNRFSYFTPALQVAALNRMRLTNDLRGALKGEQLRLYFQPIVHLKTGHIRKAEALLRWEHPQRGMVSPLEFIPLAEASGLIVDIGQWVFQEAVRWAQRWRQDVHPEFQVSVNQSPLEFQREGASYENWLRYLQQQSLSGQALVVEITEGLLLDASSAVTDKLLQLRDAGIQVALDDFGTGYSSLSYLKKFDIDYLKIDRSFTRNLAPDSSDMALSDAIIVMAHKLELEVIAEGVETPEQRELLAAAGCDYGQGYLFARPMPAADFDLMLRQQRAA, encoded by the coding sequence GTGCGTCCATTCTTCCTCGTCCTGCTGCTCTCCCTGCTCACCGCTGGCGCCCAGGCGCAGGACAAGGTGGTGCTTCAACTGAAGCACATCCACCAGTTCCAGTTCGCGGGCTACTACGCCGCCATCGAGAAAGGCTATTACCGCGATGCGGGCCTGGAGGTGGAGCTGGCCGAAAGCACGGACGGCACCGAACCCGAACGCGCCGTGCTGTCGGGCCGCGCCCAGTACGGCGTCGGCAGCAGCGCGCTGCTGCTCTCCCGCCTCTCCGGCAAGCCCTTCGTGGTGCTGGGCGTGATCTTCCAGCATTCTCCCTATGTGCTGGCGATGCGCCAGCAGGAGCCCAATCCCGACATCCGCAGCATCATCGGCAAGCGGGTCATGATCGGCACCCTGAACGACGAAATGAGCCAGGCCGACGAGCTGCTGGCCTACCTGAAAAAGGAAGGCATCACGCCCGACCGCCTGATCCGCCGCGAACACAGCTTCAACCCGGACGACCTCGTGTCCGGCAAGGTGGACGCCATGTCCATCTACCTGACCAACGAGCCCGACTACCTGGACCGGGTGGGCTTCCCCTACGATATCTACAATCCGCGCTCGTCGGGCATCGACTTCTACGGCGACAACCTCTTCACCAGCGAGCAGGAACTGGCTTCCCATCCGGACCGCGTGAAGGCCTTCCGCGCCGCCAGCCTGAAGGGCTGGCAGTACGCGATGAGCCATCAGGAGGAGATTGCCGACCTTATCCTGAACAAGTACTCGCGCCGCAACGACCGCCTACACCTGCTGTACGAGGCGCGCCAGATGGTGCCCCTGGTGCAGCCCGTGCTCGTGGAAATCGGCTACATGAATCCGGACCGCTGGCAGCATATCGCCGACATCTATACCGACCTTGGGCTGCTGCCGAAAGGCGTGTCCTTTTCCGGATTCCTCTACAACACGGAGAGCGGATCCCAGCTGGTGTGGCTCTACCGGGTCGCAGGCGCGGCGGGCCTGCTGCTGCTCGCGGGCGCGGCCATCCACTTCACCCTGCTGGCGCGGGAACGCAGCCGCGCCCAGGAGGCCATCCGGCTCGGCGAGCGGCGTTTCCGCACCATGTTCGAATCCGCGCCCATGGGCATTGCCCTGGTCGATTCGCGCACGGGCCGCTTCGCCGACATCAATCCGCGCTATGCCGAAATCGCGGGGCGCGCCGTGGACGAAATCAGGAACGGCACCTGGATGGACGTGGTCGACCCCGAGGACGTGGCCTTGATCGTGCCGCAGATGAAGGAATTCGCCGAACGCGCGCTGCCCGGCTTCAAGACCACGGCCCGCCTGGTGCGGCCGGACGGCACGCGGGTCTGGGTGGAGGCTTCCATCACGCCGGTGGAGGCAGGCAGCGCGGGCGGGCCGTCCATGCACCTTTGCATGATCGAGGACGTCACGGACCAGAAGAAGACGGAAGCCCTGATCTGGCAGCAGGCCAATTTCGACACGCTCACCCAACTGCCCAACCGCCGCATGTTCCTGGACCGGCTGCAGCACGACATCCTGAAGAGCCGGCGCGACGGCACCCGCATCGCCATCCTCTTCATCGATCTCGACCACTTCAAGGAAGTCAACGACACCCTGGGCCACCACCAGGGCGACGTGCTGCTGGTGGACGCGGCGCGCCGCATCAGCGCCTGCGTGCGCGAGTCCGATACCGTGGCCCGCCTGGGCGGCGACGAATTCACCGTCATCCTGCCCGACCTGGACGAGGTGGACCGGGTCGAAACCATCGCCCAGAACATCATCGACAGCCTGCTCATGCCCTTTTCGCTGGGCCAGGAGCAGGCTTTCGTGTCGGCCTCCATCGGCATCACGCTTTATCCCGACGACGCGGGCAGCATGGAGGACCTGCTGAAACACGCGGACCAGGCCATGTACGCGGCCAAGGGCGCGGGGCGCAACCGCTTCAGCTACTTCACGCCCGCGCTGCAGGTGGCTGCCCTGAACCGCATGCGCCTGACCAACGACCTGCGCGGGGCGCTGAAGGGCGAGCAGCTGCGGCTGTACTTCCAGCCCATCGTGCACCTGAAGACGGGGCATATCCGCAAGGCGGAAGCCCTGCTGCGCTGGGAGCATCCGCAGCGCGGCATGGTCAGCCCGCTCGAATTCATTCCCCTGGCCGAAGCAAGCGGCCTGATTGTCGATATCGGCCAGTGGGTGTTCCAGGAGGCCGTGCGCTGGGCCCAGCGCTGGCGGCAGGATGTCCACCCCGAATTCCAGGTGAGCGTGAACCAGTCGCCGCTGGAATTCCAGCGCGAGGGCGCCAGCTACGAGAACTGGCTGCGCTATCTGCAGCAGCAATCGCTGTCCGGCCAGGCCCTGGTGGTGGAGATCACGGAAGGCCTGCTGCTCGACGCCAGCAGCGCCGTCACGGACAAGCTGCTGCAGCTGCGCGATGCGGGCATCCAGGTCGCGCTGGACGATTTCGGCACCGGCTATTCCTCCCTGTCCTACCTGAAGAAATTCGATATCGACTACCTGAAGATCGACCGCAGCTTCACCCGCAACCTGGCGCCCGACTCCAGCGACATGGCCCTGTCGGACGCCATCATCGTCATGGCCCACAAGCTCGAGCTGGAGGTGATCGCGGAAGGGGTTGAAACCCCGGAACAGCGCGAACTGCTGGCCGCCGCGGGCTGCGACTACGGCCAGGGCTACCTCTTCGCCCGCCCCATGCCCGCCGCCGACTTCGACCTGATGCTGCGCCAGCAGCGCGCCGCCTGA
- the ahpF gene encoding alkyl hydroperoxide reductase subunit F, whose product MLDANLKTQLKAYLEKVVQPIEIVASLDDSAKAREMQELLGEIGALSDKITVVEDNAANVRKPSFSINRPGSDIGVRFAGIPMGHEFTSLVLALLQVGGHTIKLDEAVIEQIRNLDGDYEFETFISLSCHNCPEVVQALNAMSVINPRIKVTTIDGGVFQKEVEERQIMAVPMMFLNGQHFGQGRTNVEEILSKLDTNASVRAAAELNKKDVFDVLIVGGGPAGAASAIYAARKGIRTGVLAERFGGQVLDTLAIENFVSVTETEGPKFAVALEQHVKAYEVDIMNTQRAAKLVPGKVSEVHTESGAVLKAKTVILSTGARWREINVPGEKEYRNHGVAYCPHCDGPLFKGKRVAVIGGGNSGVEAAIDLAGIVSHVTLIEFGAELRADAVLQRKLRSLKNVDIVVSAQTTEIHGDGKKVNALSYTDRASGEAKRVELEGVFVQIGLVPNTEWLKGTVALSRHGEIEVDARGQTSVPGVFAAGDVTTVPYKQIVIAVGEGAKAALSAFDHLIRSGDEEEVVADAKQAVAV is encoded by the coding sequence ATGTTGGATGCCAATCTCAAAACCCAGTTGAAAGCCTATTTGGAAAAAGTGGTGCAGCCGATTGAGATCGTCGCATCGCTCGATGACTCCGCGAAGGCGCGGGAAATGCAGGAACTGCTCGGCGAGATCGGCGCCTTGAGCGACAAGATTACCGTGGTCGAGGACAATGCCGCCAACGTGCGCAAGCCCTCGTTCTCGATCAACCGCCCTGGCAGCGATATCGGCGTGCGCTTCGCCGGCATCCCCATGGGCCATGAATTCACCTCCCTCGTGCTGGCGCTGCTGCAGGTGGGCGGCCACACCATCAAGCTGGACGAGGCCGTGATCGAACAGATCCGCAACCTGGACGGCGACTACGAGTTCGAGACCTTTATCTCGCTCAGCTGCCACAACTGCCCGGAAGTGGTGCAGGCCCTGAATGCGATGTCCGTGATTAACCCGCGCATCAAGGTCACCACCATCGACGGCGGCGTATTCCAGAAAGAAGTGGAAGAGCGCCAGATCATGGCCGTGCCCATGATGTTCCTGAACGGCCAGCACTTCGGCCAGGGCCGCACCAATGTCGAGGAGATCCTGTCCAAGCTGGACACCAATGCGAGCGTGCGCGCCGCGGCGGAACTGAACAAGAAAGACGTGTTCGATGTGCTCATCGTCGGCGGCGGCCCCGCAGGCGCCGCGTCGGCGATCTACGCGGCACGCAAGGGCATCAGGACCGGCGTGCTGGCCGAGCGTTTCGGCGGCCAGGTGCTCGACACCCTGGCCATCGAGAACTTCGTGTCCGTGACCGAGACCGAAGGCCCGAAATTCGCGGTGGCGCTGGAGCAGCACGTGAAGGCCTACGAAGTGGACATCATGAATACCCAGCGCGCTGCGAAGCTGGTGCCGGGCAAGGTCTCCGAAGTCCATACCGAAAGCGGCGCCGTGCTGAAGGCGAAGACCGTGATCCTCTCGACCGGCGCGCGCTGGCGCGAGATCAACGTGCCGGGCGAGAAGGAGTACCGCAACCATGGCGTGGCCTACTGCCCGCACTGCGACGGCCCCCTGTTCAAGGGCAAGCGCGTGGCAGTGATCGGCGGCGGCAACTCCGGCGTGGAAGCGGCCATCGACCTGGCAGGCATCGTGTCCCACGTGACCCTGATCGAATTCGGCGCCGAGCTGCGTGCGGATGCGGTGCTGCAGCGCAAACTGCGTTCGCTGAAGAACGTGGACATCGTGGTGTCGGCGCAGACCACCGAGATCCACGGCGACGGCAAGAAGGTGAATGCCCTGAGCTACACCGACCGTGCCAGCGGCGAAGCGAAGCGCGTCGAGCTGGAAGGCGTGTTCGTTCAAATCGGCCTGGTGCCCAACACCGAATGGCTGAAAGGCACGGTGGCCCTTTCGCGCCACGGCGAGATCGAAGTGGATGCGCGCGGCCAGACCTCGGTGCCTGGCGTGTTCGCGGCGGGCGATGTGACGACAGTGCCTTACAAGCAGATCGTCATTGCAGTGGGCGAGGGAGCGAAGGCGGCGCTGTCGGCCTTCGACCACCTGATCCGCTCCGGCGATGAGGAAGAAGTAGTGGCGGACGCAAAGCAAGCTGTAGCCGTCTAA
- a CDS encoding cyclic nucleotide-binding domain-containing protein encodes MIFGFLKSPALSPRLNRLRESALFSSLTPLELKIVDGLMHERRFLAEEIIFDEGEEGQALYLVISGRVQITRAGANGKEVVAELPAGSFFGDLALLDNSPRSAQARALDNCQLAVFFRADFMGLMETDAVIGYKISLALARHIGARLREWMCGSPQIEIL; translated from the coding sequence GTGATCTTTGGTTTCCTGAAATCGCCCGCCCTGTCGCCGCGCCTGAACCGGCTGCGCGAGTCGGCGCTGTTTTCCTCGCTGACGCCGCTGGAACTGAAGATCGTGGACGGCCTCATGCACGAGCGCCGCTTCCTGGCCGAGGAAATCATCTTCGACGAAGGCGAGGAAGGCCAGGCCCTCTACCTGGTGATTTCGGGCCGCGTGCAGATCACCCGCGCTGGCGCCAACGGCAAGGAAGTGGTGGCCGAACTGCCGGCCGGCTCCTTCTTCGGCGACCTCGCCCTGCTGGACAACTCTCCCCGCAGCGCCCAGGCGCGCGCCCTGGACAACTGCCAGCTGGCCGTATTCTTCCGCGCCGACTTCATGGGACTGATGGAAACCGATGCCGTCATCGGCTACAAGATTTCGCTCGCCCTGGCGCGCCATATCGGCGCCCGCCTGCGCGAGTGGATGTGCGGCAGCCCCCAGATCGAGATCCTGTAA
- a CDS encoding porin, with protein MRIPALFPLLMAACIPALAQSQVSVTGGLDTYLGSLKASGDAARRNVVGSGGMTTSFFGFRGEEDLGGGLRAEFRVAGMFQMDTGMSGRFAGDNLFSRDANVALSGRYGRLQLGRAASPAFLAMIPFNPFGNSLVFSPLLQHSFIPTGPLGARNWAAGIAGDSGWSNHIAYTSPTWKGLRTSLHFQPGEREGKAGANNAAVTALYQNGPLALTMVAQHVRESNPNQGNPIMEPSRAPINFAAVTAQRAAIAGASYDFGKAKLTGTFQRTREETAGPLGMRGRTASLGLSIPAGLGAVLLAAAESHRSGSLLNGRLARRTVSAGYDHRMSKRTDLYAIAMSDSLSGQARGNSLGMGIRHFY; from the coding sequence ATGCGCATTCCTGCCCTGTTTCCGCTGCTGATGGCCGCCTGCATTCCCGCCCTGGCCCAGTCCCAGGTGAGTGTTACCGGCGGGCTGGACACCTATCTCGGTTCCCTCAAGGCCAGCGGCGACGCGGCGCGGCGCAATGTGGTGGGCAGCGGCGGCATGACCACCTCCTTCTTCGGCTTCCGGGGCGAGGAAGACCTAGGCGGCGGCCTGCGCGCGGAGTTCCGCGTGGCGGGCATGTTCCAGATGGATACCGGCATGTCCGGCCGTTTCGCGGGCGACAACCTGTTCTCGCGCGACGCCAACGTGGCATTGAGCGGCCGCTACGGCCGGCTGCAGCTGGGGCGCGCGGCCTCGCCCGCCTTCCTGGCCATGATCCCGTTCAATCCCTTCGGCAATTCCCTCGTGTTCTCGCCGCTGCTGCAGCATTCCTTCATTCCCACCGGTCCGCTTGGCGCGCGCAACTGGGCGGCGGGTATCGCGGGCGACAGCGGCTGGAGCAACCACATTGCGTACACCTCGCCCACCTGGAAGGGCCTGCGCACCAGCCTGCATTTCCAGCCGGGCGAACGGGAGGGCAAGGCAGGCGCCAACAACGCCGCCGTCACGGCCCTGTACCAGAACGGCCCGCTGGCGCTGACGATGGTGGCGCAGCATGTCCGCGAGAGCAATCCCAACCAGGGCAACCCCATCATGGAGCCGAGCCGGGCTCCCATCAACTTTGCCGCCGTGACGGCGCAGCGCGCCGCCATCGCGGGCGCAAGCTACGACTTCGGCAAGGCCAAGCTCACCGGCACCTTCCAGCGCACGCGGGAGGAAACCGCTGGCCCGCTCGGCATGCGCGGGCGCACTGCCAGCCTGGGTCTCAGCATCCCCGCGGGTCTGGGCGCGGTGTTGCTGGCGGCGGCCGAGTCGCACCGCAGCGGCAGCCTCCTGAACGGCAGGCTCGCGCGGCGTACGGTCTCGGCGGGATACGACCATCGCATGTCCAAGCGCACCGACCTGTATGCGATTGCCATGAGCGACAGCCTGAGCGGCCAGGCGCGCGGCAACAGCCTGGGCATGGGCATCCGTCACTTCTATTGA
- a CDS encoding glycerate kinase type-2 family protein: MKGEREILLELFQAAVRAVDPLHILAPHLPPPPKGRTIVIGAGKASARMAQAVERHWKGALTGLVVTRYGHGAPTQHIEIVEAGHPVPDEAGHRAARRMLDMVRGLGPDDLVLCLMSGGGSALLSLPAEGIGIDEKRDINRALLKSGAPINEMNSVRKHLSAIKGGRLALACGAAQVMTLVLSDVPGDDASVVASGPTLADGSTAAEALSILQKYGIAVSPAVRAVLEDPANETPKPGDPRLAHHRSAIVATAQDALEAAAQDARAEGLAPLILSNCMEGEAREVAIVHAGIARQVVLHGQPLPRPCVILSGGETSVTVRGQGRGGRNAEFLLALAMALQGLPGVHALACDTDGIDGTEDNAGALLAPDSLQRARALGIDAKALLADNDGYRFFSALGDLVVTGPTRTNVNDFRAILIQ, from the coding sequence GTGAAGGGCGAACGCGAAATCCTGCTGGAGCTGTTCCAGGCCGCCGTGCGCGCCGTCGATCCGCTGCATATTCTCGCGCCGCATCTGCCGCCGCCGCCGAAGGGCCGCACCATTGTGATCGGCGCGGGAAAGGCTTCAGCGCGCATGGCGCAGGCCGTGGAGCGGCATTGGAAAGGAGCGCTCACGGGGCTCGTCGTCACGCGCTACGGCCACGGGGCGCCCACGCAGCACATCGAGATTGTGGAGGCGGGCCATCCCGTGCCGGACGAGGCGGGCCACCGGGCGGCGCGGCGCATGCTGGACATGGTGCGCGGCCTCGGCCCGGACGACCTGGTGCTGTGCCTGATGTCGGGCGGCGGGTCGGCGCTGCTTTCACTGCCCGCCGAAGGCATCGGCATCGACGAGAAGCGCGATATCAACCGCGCCCTGCTGAAAAGCGGTGCGCCGATCAATGAAATGAACAGCGTGCGCAAGCACCTGTCCGCGATCAAGGGCGGCCGGCTGGCGCTGGCCTGCGGCGCGGCGCAGGTGATGACGCTGGTGCTCTCCGACGTGCCGGGCGACGATGCTTCGGTGGTCGCCTCCGGGCCCACGCTGGCGGACGGCAGCACGGCGGCCGAGGCCTTGTCCATCCTGCAGAAATACGGGATTGCCGTGTCGCCCGCCGTGCGCGCCGTGCTGGAAGATCCTGCGAACGAAACCCCCAAACCGGGCGATCCGCGCCTTGCGCATCACCGCAGCGCCATCGTCGCCACCGCGCAGGACGCGCTGGAGGCGGCGGCGCAGGACGCGCGTGCGGAAGGCCTGGCGCCGCTTATCCTGAGCAACTGCATGGAAGGCGAGGCGCGCGAGGTCGCGATTGTGCATGCCGGCATTGCGCGCCAGGTGGTGCTGCACGGGCAGCCGCTGCCCAGGCCCTGCGTGATTCTCTCCGGCGGCGAAACCAGCGTCACCGTGCGCGGCCAGGGCCGGGGCGGGCGCAATGCCGAGTTCCTGCTGGCGCTGGCCATGGCCCTGCAAGGCCTGCCGGGGGTGCACGCTCTCGCCTGCGACACGGACGGCATCGATGGCACGGAAGACAATGCGGGCGCTCTGCTCGCGCCCGATTCGCTGCAGCGGGCGCGCGCGCTCGGCATCGATGCGAAAGCGCTGCTGGCCGATAACGACGGCTACCGCTTCTTCAGCGCCCTCGGCGACCTGGTGGTGACGGGACCGACGCGCACAAACGTGAACGACTTCCGGGCGATCCTGATTCAATAG
- a CDS encoding AI-2E family transporter, with product MSGRRPGPVVWSAIVLATCLLLFLLQHMLWLTVPFLLGIILYYVLLPPMHRLLRMGFSHNSAALLVGSGFVLCMLLFGLALMAWLSMSPSSTWQGLPERYIEGGTSFVRNTLLSLEDKFPVLHQAGLSDTINARFSAYTHDFFTEHLPGLLVGAVAWIPSLLLAPFLTFFFLRDGGRFKRFLARAVPNAFFEKTLFLLHEVDQTARRYFQGMLKLTVLDTAVLAFGLWVIGVSSPVLLGLIAAMLAWIPFVGSILGCIMVVLVASADAPGDTMIAYSAIVVFIAARLLDDFVFMPLTLGRSLRIHPLVTVLMIFIGGSVAGVAGLMLVLPLLGVVMVIGETLGRLITNPRLRARHRHALALRQRQASADLE from the coding sequence ATGTCCGGCCGCCGTCCAGGACCCGTGGTATGGAGCGCCATCGTGCTCGCCACCTGCCTGCTGCTCTTCCTGCTGCAGCACATGCTGTGGCTGACGGTGCCCTTCCTGCTCGGGATTATTCTCTATTACGTGCTGCTGCCGCCCATGCACCGCCTGCTGCGCATGGGCTTCAGCCATAACAGCGCCGCCCTGCTGGTGGGCAGCGGCTTCGTCCTCTGCATGCTGCTTTTCGGCCTGGCGCTGATGGCCTGGCTGTCCATGAGCCCCAGCAGCACCTGGCAGGGACTGCCCGAACGCTATATCGAGGGCGGCACTTCCTTCGTGCGCAATACCCTGCTCTCGCTGGAAGACAAGTTCCCCGTGCTGCATCAGGCGGGCCTGTCGGACACCATCAACGCCCGCTTCAGCGCCTACACGCACGACTTCTTCACCGAGCACCTGCCCGGCCTCCTGGTGGGCGCCGTGGCATGGATACCCTCGCTGCTGCTGGCGCCCTTCCTGACCTTCTTCTTCCTGCGCGACGGCGGGCGCTTCAAGCGCTTCCTCGCGCGCGCCGTGCCGAACGCCTTCTTCGAGAAGACCCTCTTCCTGCTGCATGAGGTGGACCAGACGGCGCGCCGCTACTTCCAGGGCATGCTGAAGCTCACGGTGCTCGATACCGCGGTACTGGCCTTCGGGCTGTGGGTGATCGGGGTGTCCTCGCCCGTGCTGCTTGGATTGATCGCGGCCATGCTGGCGTGGATTCCCTTCGTCGGCTCCATCCTGGGCTGCATCATGGTGGTGCTGGTGGCGTCGGCCGACGCGCCGGGCGATACGATGATCGCCTACAGCGCCATCGTCGTCTTCATTGCAGCGCGCCTGCTGGACGACTTCGTGTTCATGCCTTTGACCCTGGGCCGCAGCCTGCGTATCCATCCGCTGGTGACGGTGCTGATGATCTTTATCGGCGGCTCGGTGGCGGGCGTGGCGGGTCTGATGCTGGTGCTGCCCCTGCTGGGAGTGGTGATGGTGATCGGCGAGACTCTGGGCAGGCTGATAACCAACCCGCGCCTGCGCGCGCGGCATCGGCACGCGCTGGCCCTGCGTCAACGCCAGGCCAGCGCGGATCTGGAGTGA
- a CDS encoding MFS transporter, translating into MRASDDDALYARVSWRLLPFLFLCYVAAYLDRVNVGFAKLQMQADLALSDTVYGIGAGIFFLGYFLFEVPSNLLLAKVGARRWIARIMISWGLVSAATMFADSPASFYVLRFLLGVAEAGFFPGVVLYLTYWYPSRRRARIVALFMSGVAVAGVLGGPLSGWIMHSLDAAGGLHGWQWLFLLEGLPSIALGVWTLFWLDDGIRSARWLNEAEQGRLVAALAEDGEPRAHWPLRHVFGSGRVWLLAIIYFCFVMGLYGVSFWLPQLIRNSGVKDVFEIGLLTAVPYAIAAIVMVLAAWHSDRQGERRWHTAIAGLAGAAGLLASTAYADNTVAAMAALSLATAGILTTFPIFWSLPTAMLGGAAAAAGIALINSVGNLAGFLSPYLVGAIRDATASTAHGMTLLAGSLLMGALLTVFSVGRQGEVL; encoded by the coding sequence ATGCGCGCTTCCGACGACGATGCCCTCTACGCCCGCGTCAGCTGGCGCCTCCTGCCTTTCCTCTTTCTTTGCTATGTGGCGGCGTATCTGGACCGGGTCAATGTGGGCTTCGCCAAGCTGCAGATGCAGGCCGATCTCGCGCTGTCGGACACGGTGTACGGCATTGGCGCGGGCATTTTCTTCCTGGGCTACTTCCTGTTCGAGGTGCCTTCCAATCTCCTGCTGGCGAAGGTGGGCGCGCGGCGCTGGATCGCCCGCATCATGATCAGCTGGGGCCTGGTGTCGGCGGCCACCATGTTCGCCGACAGCCCTGCCAGCTTCTATGTGCTGCGCTTCCTGCTCGGGGTGGCGGAAGCGGGCTTCTTCCCGGGCGTGGTGCTGTACCTCACCTACTGGTATCCCTCGCGGCGGCGCGCGCGCATCGTGGCCCTGTTCATGAGCGGCGTTGCGGTTGCAGGCGTATTGGGCGGGCCGCTGTCCGGCTGGATCATGCACAGCCTCGACGCGGCGGGCGGCCTGCATGGCTGGCAGTGGCTCTTCCTGCTGGAAGGCCTTCCATCCATCGCCCTGGGCGTGTGGACCCTGTTCTGGCTGGACGATGGCATCCGCAGCGCGCGCTGGCTGAACGAAGCGGAGCAAGGGCGCCTGGTGGCGGCGCTGGCCGAAGACGGCGAGCCGCGCGCCCACTGGCCGCTGCGCCACGTATTCGGAAGCGGGCGTGTGTGGCTGCTGGCGATCATCTACTTCTGCTTCGTGATGGGGCTGTACGGCGTGAGCTTCTGGCTGCCGCAGCTGATACGCAACAGCGGCGTGAAGGACGTGTTCGAGATCGGGCTGCTCACGGCCGTCCCCTACGCCATCGCCGCCATCGTGATGGTGCTGGCCGCATGGCATTCGGACCGGCAGGGCGAGCGGCGCTGGCATACCGCCATTGCGGGACTGGCTGGCGCTGCGGGCCTGCTGGCCTCCACCGCCTATGCCGATAATACCGTCGCGGCCATGGCGGCATTGAGCCTGGCGACGGCGGGCATTCTCACGACCTTCCCCATTTTCTGGAGCCTGCCCACCGCGATGCTGGGCGGAGCGGCTGCCGCAGCGGGCATCGCCCTGATCAATTCCGTCGGCAACCTGGCGGGCTTCCTCAGCCCCTATCTCGTGGGCGCGATCCGCGATGCCACGGCATCGACGGCGCATGGCATGACCCTCCTGGCGGGCAGCCTCCTGATGGGAGCTCTCCTCACGGTCTTCTCCGTGGGCAGGCAGGGAGAGGTGCTGTGA
- the ahpC gene encoding alkyl hydroperoxide reductase subunit C: MSLINTQVKPFKATAYHNGKFVDLSEDSLKGKWSVFVFYPADFTFVCPTELEDLADNYAEFQKLGVEVYGISTDTHFAHKAWHDTSDAIKKVNYPLIGDPTGHLSRNFQVMIEEEGLALRGTFVINPDGFIKVMEVHDNGIGRDASELLRKVKAAQYVASHPGEVCPAKWTEGAATLTPSLDLVGKI; the protein is encoded by the coding sequence ATGTCTCTGATCAACACCCAAGTTAAGCCCTTCAAGGCCACCGCTTACCACAACGGCAAATTCGTGGACCTGAGCGAAGATTCCCTGAAAGGCAAGTGGTCGGTATTCGTGTTCTACCCGGCGGACTTCACCTTCGTCTGCCCGACCGAACTGGAAGACCTGGCGGACAACTACGCCGAGTTCCAGAAGCTGGGCGTGGAAGTGTACGGTATCTCGACCGACACCCACTTCGCCCACAAGGCCTGGCACGACACCTCGGACGCGATCAAGAAAGTGAACTACCCGCTGATCGGCGACCCGACCGGCCACCTGTCGCGCAACTTCCAGGTCATGATCGAAGAAGAAGGCCTGGCCCTGCGCGGCACCTTCGTGATCAATCCTGACGGCTTCATCAAAGTGATGGAAGTGCACGACAACGGCATCGGCCGCGACGCCTCCGAGCTGCTGCGCAAGGTGAAGGCCGCCCAGTACGTGGCTTCCCACCCGGGCGAAGTGTGCCCGGCCAAGTGGACCGAAGGCGCCGCCACCCTGACCCCGTCCCTGGACCTGGTCGGCAAGATCTAA